aaaaaaaaaaaattggatcatTATTTTTTTCGGTTTGAAATTTACTGGCTCAAATGAAGctttaaaagtataaaatttgtTTATGTATTTTGGCCCAAATGATTTTGTAGTGTGTTAAGACATATATCTTGCATTTTTAGCCCAAATGGGCCTAATATATGTGTGAATTATtactttgttctattttttgagGCCCGAAAGAGGTCCATAACTTAAAACCGAATGAACTGAAACCGAAAAAACCGATACCCCTTTCGGTCGATTTCAGTAGGTGAATATAGAAAACCGAACCGATATTTCGGTTGCTAAGATTCCTAAAAACTGAACCGACTAAACCGATATCACCCATGCTCAATAcaatcttccaatttttcattcagattacaTAATCAAATCTCATAAGGGTCCCACCACCAAGGAAATCGAAGCCTTCACGGATAGAATTTAGTTTTACTTTGTGGGTTCGTATTAAAGagtagtgctacatgtaccgacctccccggtaccgaaatcgtaccgccggccgccggtgggccgtctccggccaccggacggccgatccgagccgtccaaaaattttaaaaaaaaaaaacgagggggcctacgcgagaatcaacggcatccgaggtgtgtaaggtgcttgatccgagcacccttttttcgtgtatatatgtatattcgcgggaatatacatatatacacgaaaaaagggtgctcggatcaagcaccttacacacctcggatgccgttgattcccgcgctggccccctcgttttttttttttaaaatttttggacggctcggatcggccgtccggtggccggagacggcccaccggcggccggcggtacgatttcggtaccgggaggtcggtaccaatatcatttctgcgTATTAAAAGATGGACCTTTGAGAATTTTAATGACCTAGTAACTTAGGCATAAGTGTTTTAtctgccaaaaaaaagagaccTGAAAAAAAGCGGCAATCTCGTCTGTGTATTCTCAATGCCGGCCATTCGAGGAGAGAGTAggaaataaaatgttttataacTTTCGATCCAACCAACACATTAGTTTTCATCTGCAAGTTTGAAGATTTCACCAATAAAATATATACCTCAATTGTTGAGGCGAATATTTGTTACAACTGCACTCATCTTATGTTAGCTTAAATACATTTTCATACTCCACCTTATGCATAACTCGATTGTGGCAACAACAATTTTCATATGAAACCTCGAACTTTGAtattcaactctctctctctctctctctctcacagcgGCCGTCCCGCATCTCCTCCTTCCCCTTCCCCAAGGTTTTACGCCCCAATGGGTGACGGGAGGGGAGCGATTTCTCTCCCTCGTTGGGTTTTTCCATCTCCTAATCTTAGATCTCGGAagttttttctccttccccCTTCAcccccatcctcctcctccctaAACCACCATCTGCCGCCCCTCCACGATCCACCTCTTCCGTTGTGTAGTACAATGACTTTTTGAGGTAGTGCCTCCCAGATCGTGGTCGCCGAAGGCGTCCTCCCCACCgggttttctcttttttgttctcttttttggtGTCCCTTGTGTGGGATTTCTCCCCGTTTGTGGGGCTTCTATCACCTTTGTGTGACTGTGTGAGtgcttttggttgttttctgtaGCAATAATGATTTtcacacagatttttgtgcacatatcatgcacatacatttttgtggggcagATATTGGGATCCTACaaaatgatccaaaccactcatcttttttaaaatattttttggagggttctcataaaaaattaacttcaacggatatcggtaagagctttctcagaaatcgtagaacaaatcattttgttttgtcctacgatttctgagaaagctcTTACTAATAttcgttggagttgattttttataggaaccctccaaaaaaaattttaaaaaagatgaccgattcggatcattttgtgggaccccaatatggaccccacaaaaatgtatgtgcatgatatgtgcacaaaaatatgtgcacaaaaatatgtgcaagtagcactaGTGTTTCTATAGTGCTCCGACTATTTGGAGCAATGAGTTTAGTTGAAGTTTGGTGTAGTCTTTGGATAAAATTCCCTTCTGTTTAGTTTCTTAATCTCTTGTTTAAGGATGAAATTTTCTCTTGATGTATTATTTCTTAGATCTATAATATCATCTTATTTCTTAGATCTATAATATCATCTGTTATCATCGTTtcggcccaaaaaaaaatggtaggcTGGTAGCGTCTTTGCTTTCCCATCCCATTTaggttttttcaaatttatcaaaattttcCATCCGAATGCTGTGATTCCAATGAATAAAAAGCCGATCCCAATCACACTAGAGTCAACGCACATGTAAATATATGGTAACAGTCCGGATCAAGTCTACACCCCTTTCCGTCTGCACCTCCCATTTTCTGACCGAATTTCGATAATAGAaagtctactggtacagaccaaaaatctgtaccagtggaTACAAATCCCTTTTTGGgtcttaaaaaaatgatcggagtcgctcattttgtttaaaatactttgtttgtagtccctacaaaaaataagtttaatccGGTATTGGTAAaagtatttacgaaacatccaaactttaCTTTAGAATTCAAtagagcaaagtttggatgtttcgtaaatactcttaccgataccggattaaacttattttttgcatggaccacaaacaaaatattttaaacaaaatgagcgactccgatcatttttttgagacccaaaatgggcCCAAAAAGGGATTTGTACCCCCTGGTACAGATTTTTagtctgtaccagtagcaccatTCTTTCGATaatttgagccgctcaatgtgatcaaaacatgattttaatggtacccgcaagaaatcggcaaaaaaaaatatccggaagagcttcatccgaacagtttttgtttgtattttattgaacggttcaataaaaaactgcttaaatcaaagcccttcccggtatttttttttgccgatttctcacgggtacccttaaaatcacattctaaacatattgagcggctcagatcatcaaaattcgatcaagaAATGGGAGGTACGGACGGAAAGGGGTGTGAacttgatccggactgtataCGGTAAACGAGGCTAACACAAAGAGATGTATAAAAGGAAAATTGATGTCAGACACATTACCAGTTCCATGATTTAATCAATGGAGTCGAATTGTTGAACAGTGTGGTGCAacaaagagaataaaaaatccCAAATCAACTGACGTTTTCCGCATATACCCACAAATTCCTCCCTAGATCCAACCTCCAAATACAACCCGAGggacaagaagaaaaataaacttgtCAATCAACATTTTGTCCTATTTTCCTCACGAACACAACCCACTTGAAATTTGTAGTCTAAGTAATGTAGTTCTACGGAGGCGGAGGCCCCGGCTCGAACAGCGGAGGGCAGCAGCTTGCGAATAGACCGCAGCAGCACAGAAACGACAACCTGCAAATACAGAGGGAACGAAATTTCATGAAAATAAGTTCAGTTCCAACTTGATTACCTCTAAAAGAGAAATGGAaggaaagtggaaaaaaaaacccaaagaacTTGCCATGATTCCAGAAATCCGCCACCAGcgggtggcggcggcggtggtgccGATGCTGGTGCCGGTGCCAGCAGCGGTGCTTCTGGTGATTCCAGAAATCCGCCACCAGCGGGAGGCGGCGGCGGTGCCGGTGCCAGCAGCGGTGCTTCTGGTGATTCCAGAAATCCGCCACCAGCGGGTGGAGGTGGATCCATGACTACCGACAGACCGATGAAAACTACCACTACCAGAGCTCCCGAGAGAGAAAAACAACAGTTTGGTTTATGTGAATCTCAtgcgtatatatatgtatacgtaAAGTCCAACAATCTTTCATCAGTCACACCTCCATCCACCAGTCAATGCAAATTTGAGAGGGCAGTCACCATCTACACCTAGCTAACACATGAACAAAGTCTAAAAATCTGATCATTTGACCGTTGTATGCCGGCATTTACGGCAATCAGCATGACATGCAATCCGATCACTGGATTTGAAAACTGAGATTTTCAGATGCCTGTTCCCGAATGGTGACTGGAATAGGTTAAAACTTAAAACCAAATACTAGGATGGATGAAAAGGTACAACTACCCAGCCGTAAAAAACTGAGAGAGAAATGATGCTGATTGAGTCAACCCTCAGATGAGGTTAGTTTGGCGTTccaacaacagcagcagaacACATCTAGTCCACAATTATTGGCAGGTGGGAGAGAATTGGAGACAAACCTAATATTTGacaatatatacacaaagtgactgctctcaTAATATAACGGGAAAGAATTGGAGACAAACCTAATATTTGacaatatatacacaaagtgactgctctcaTAATATAACTGGAACAGTGGTCCAAGAACCAAGGAAAGTTTTcctgcggaaccatgcccccaaatcaaagccaaaccgaaaggcatcagagagggcaagCCAAGAGACGCAAATCAATTTCTGTGCACATATCAATTTGAAGTAAAAATTATTGGATCTATCTTTGGCACTTCGTGTGAACTATGAGCAGCACAGTTCGCTGAGCACCTACAAGTCAAGCTACTTTGACTCAGTGGCGGAGCCACCCTATTCCCACTGGGGGCACCTGCCCCCACTgcacctcttttcttttttttctttttttgaaattggtgGTTTGAATTTACCAAATATTTAAAGCAAGACACATGTTATTAGATTAAATACTTGTTAAAATATGAATgacttgtttgaattgttgCACAAATAAGTTCCACAAAATCAATGTCTGCAATCATATCAAAGTAAAGATTCGGTGAATTTATTGAAGAGTAATACGCACATGTTCACCTAGTGTTTAAGTACATGGGTGAACAAAATAGTActacaaaacttgaaaactctcCATTGTAACATGATGTAACAACTAACACGAAAATCACGCCGCATCACTAACGACCATCAAGTCATGGGTCAGTGGGATGTTGTCGGGAGTTGGCTATCGTCGgagattttgtttttataatgcccccactgatgtatattcctggctacgccactgcTTTGACTGTTCATtgacagtttttatttttttatgtcaaaCTATGTGAGATAGATCTTAACAACTGCTGTATTTAAAGTAATAATCCCATTTTTCTGTTGTTGCTGTATTTAAAGTAATAATCCCATTTTTCTTGTAACCATCTCAAACCCTCTCCTCTCTACTGCACCTTGGCTCGAATCATGTCGTAGAGAAGGCATTAAGTGAAAGCCAGGCATCCTAGAGTTATTAATCATGTTGAAGATGAAGCATACCTGTTATTAATCCTTGTAACACTACTTTAACGgtatttacataataaaaatactcgcCCTAGATAAACAATTTTGCTTCTCGATCAGACATTAATCTCGACTGAGCACCTTCAGTTTAGTCAGCCCGTCTGGGACAACTGGCCAACTCGAGATCTGTACCTATAAAGAGCTCAAACTTTCATAATAGAAGGCTTCAAATCTTCTGAGTTAAATCCGTTCACCTTATGTTGGCGACGATTTTAGATCAATGGACCTTGAGAGACTGCTTTGGGAGTGTCCAGATGATTTCATAAGATAAGATATAGGCAAAAGACTTTAGCTGCTGGCTTTTATGCCAATAACATTAGTACTTCATTTTTGTCCATTATCTTGTACAAATTATAGTAGCTAATTTGCCAAGGCAACCAGCACCAACATAAAAGTCTATCATCATAAGTTCACACAAATATTTGGCGCATCTTTTTGGTATtaacaaataaataatttacattaAAGAATAAATTGATAAACAACTGCTTTATGATGGGTcctgtgacaaaaaaaaatcaaatagaaAATTCTACCACAAGTCATTGCTAAAACAGTTACCCATATTCCTCTCACTTTGCTCTGTGAACAACTTAGAACCCAGAAGGTAACCACAAATCAATTTTCTAACAGATTGTTTACAGTTTCCCTCTATTAACAAGGAAGCACAATAAGAAAGTAAGTGAAGTAAATGTGTGCCCCCAAAATGAGTGTTACCTAGATTCGATGTGCCAATTCTGCTGTAGCACCTTCACTCGTTAGCAAGTTGTAATTATTCAGCGGGACCTAAAAATTTTCCATGCAGAACGATTCAAACCTGGGCTCGGATAAGTCCACTGCTTCAACATCTTGGGAATGCCAACTTCTAGCCTTCGAAGAAACGAGAAACAATTCATTAATTTGCTCAGCGGAAAAGGTGTTTACTTCTTTTCCATGACTGGAAACGACTCGCTTGAGCTCCTCTATTTCAACATGACTCTCAGTTTGTTTGTCAGCCGTCTCGATGTCAACATCATCTTTAATGAGATGAGTGGAGCTCTGGAGATGGATGATATATATTTAAGTGAATCAGTTGATAAACTAGAAAAATCATTCAAAAAGCAGAGTATCAGCAATTTAAGTCCTCTCCACTGATAAACAATTTGTTCATCAGTTTTCCAAACCTTACATGTCCATTTACAGCAACACATGTGGGGAGGGAAACAGCAGCATATGAACAGGTAATGGTCTAGGATATTTAAAAATGGTGGCCAAAAGAGAAAGGGCCATTTAGGACAGCTAAAATAGGTCAAAAAGCATCATCTGAACATCAACTCTGGAGCACCAAACAATCTCCTAGTGAGTACGATATTAGGAGGGTGATGGCATTTGATAATCCAATTTCGAACAACACAAAGGTGGCATTTTTTTCAGCATTAGCACACTAGCTAATCTATTCTAATACATTAAGGGCGAGCAACCTTTGGTGTGGACACCTTTTTGAGGCTGGCTCACATTTTGCTCCCCAAAAAtgccccaccaaaaaaaaaaaatttacattgtACTTCACCCCTACACCTAATAACCGTTCGGGCAAAAAGGTCAATACCAAAAACACAGCACACACACGTACAAAACCTTAGCAGTTATCAAACTCTAGAGCAGTTTCCCGAACAGTGTTTTGTCCATCCTCTGCCCGCAAAAGCGCGCTTCTGAAATCTGTTCCAAGGGAAGattggtactctctctctctctctctctctcaaattgaCTGTTCCACCCGACACATAATTTCTTTTGTCTTTAACGGAGCTTTACCATGTAGGTATGCATTGACAGTAAATCCAAGGGAAGGAAAAAGGGGCAAAGGGCAACCCTTGATGTCAAAAGGTGGGTTTTTCTTATGTTTTTctgtttcctaaaaaaaaaaaaggaattttaagaacaattcactttgatataagttcaagtaaaaaaaaaatggagtggattttgaggtgttttttactTGAATTTTCTCAATTGATTTGAGTGAAGAGTATTAGTACAATTCACTTTAATATAAGTTCGAGTATTGAAGTGTTTTTTACTCGAATTTTGAGTTGAAGTGGAAAAAATACCGTAAGGTCTTGAGATGCTCTAATGTACACAACAACGGAGAAGGAATTGTTCTTAAATATATACTTCTTATTGTTTCCAATAGAACAGTTTCGCTAAGGCAATGTTTGATTGGCTTGAATGATAGATGTAGATGATATTTTTGCTAACGCAGTGTAGACGATATTTTCGCTAAGGCAGTGTTTGGTTGGCTGGAATGATGTGTGTGCAAGTTAAAATTTCacaatttttgttaaaattcaacttgcacacgcatcgtgTGTGCTCCGGCTGCTATACTAAAAGTGTTACTACTgctatgcaatttttttttttttgtatttcagAAGAAGCGTTTTCAATGTGGAAGTTAGTTTATGGCtgagttttgttgtttttgtttctattgACTTCTTGTTGTATTCTCCTTTCAAGTTTGATGACACTAAGACTAGAGGCTGGGGCATATGCGATACATGTGCAAGttggattttttcaaaatatgcaCAATAACATCCCATTTATTATTTGAttgaattttcacaaattttgacaaaatccgacttgcacacgcattgtgtgtgccccggcctctagtgCTGACTTAAGCAAACATCCTTGTGTGTAGGATAGGACACATCTAAGTTCTTCATAACAGCGGATTTAAGCAAACATCCTTTGGTGTAGGATAGGACACATCTAAGTTCTCCATAACAGCTAAAACTTCAGAGACTAAAAGGGATTTTACATTTCGAAGCATTTGAaaagatcttttatatgatgcatAAAGTATGTATTAATCCATCTCTCGTCAATCAGAATGTCTGTTATACCAATATCTTCCAAGACTTGCATGTCCTTCACTCCACATGAAACTTATAATTCCAACATCATAGAGAAGGAAAGTTCAAGAATAACATGAATATTAGCTGTAGAACTCcaacaaaatgaatgaaaagaaaaatgcttCCTAAGTATGGTGGGATCACAGTACATATTAGAACTTGTCTCGCACCGAGTAACTATCACCTTCAAAACTAGTACATGAGGCTGGATagcctcttcactcattgccaattggtgtTATGTTGGATGCTTTTAGATGGTATCAAAGTTAGGCTTCGGAGGCTATTCGGCAATACTCTAGACTGACACCCCTTTGTTTGTGTCATACATGCTCTTTGTTTCGTTATGATCCAGAAGTGTTGGATCCTTTGAGTACCTCTCCACATGTGAGTT
The sequence above is a segment of the Rhododendron vialii isolate Sample 1 chromosome 13a, ASM3025357v1 genome. Coding sequences within it:
- the LOC131314924 gene encoding protein CYSTEINE-RICH TRANSMEMBRANE MODULE 11-like, yielding MDPPPPAGGGFLESPEAPLLAPAPPPPPAGGGFLESPEAPLLAPAPASAPPPPPPAGGGFLESWLSFLCCCGLFASCCPPLFEPGPPPP